The sequence ATCGCCAGGCCGAGCCCGGTGCCGCCGGTGGCACGCGAGCGGGCCTGGTCGGCCCGGTAGAACCGCTCGAAGATCCGATCGACGTCGGTGGGGGCGATACCGATGCCCTGGTCGGCGACGGCGACCTCGACGTGCTCGTCGTCGCCGCGCAGGGTCACCCGGACCGTGGTGTCCTCGCCCGAGTAGTTGATGGCGTTCTCCACCAGGTTCGCCACCGCCGTGGCGAGTTGGGAGTCGCTGCCGTACGCGGTCAGGCCACGCTGCCCGTCCACTGTCACCGCGACACCCCGGGCGGAGGCCGTGGTGCGCGTCCGGTCGACCACCTCGGCGATCACCCAGTCCAGCGCGACCGGCTCCGGTGGCGGCTGCGGCTCAGCCCCCTGCAACCGGGTCAGCTCCAGCAACTCCTGCACCAGCCGACCCAGCCGGGTCGACTCGTGCTGGATCCGTTCGGCGAACCGGCGGGCGGCCACCAGGTCCTCGGAGAGGTCGGGCGTCGCCACGTCGGCCGGCTCGGTCGCGTCCAGCAACGCCTCGGCGAGCAGTTGCAGGGCCCCGATCGGGGTCTTCAGCTCGTGGCTCACGTTGGCCACGAAGTCGCGTCGCACCCGGGTCAGCCGGTGTGACTCGGTCACGTCGACCGCCTCGACAGCGATGAAGCCGTTGCCGAGACCCATCGCCCGCAGGTGTACGCCGAGCGGATTCTCCCCCGCGCTGTCGCGACCCCGGGGCAGGTCCAGCTCGATCTCGCGCCGCACGCCGGTGCGTCGCACCTGGCCGGCAAGGGTACGGATCAGCGGGTGCGCGGCGATTGAGCCGGGGGTGCTGCCGGTACGCAGCAGCCCCATCGCGCGGGCGGCCGGGTTGATCAACACGGGGACGTCGTCGTTGTCCAGTACCACGACACCGGCCCGGAGTGAGTCGATCGTCCGGCGGCCGAGCCCGGCCTGCTGCTCGTCGGCTATCGCGGGCCTCCCCCTGCTCCAGCGGAAGCTGACGCTCCCCGTCGACGTGGAGCGGCCGCCCCGCCTCGGCAGGAACCGGGGCAGCAGCAGACCGGCGGCCATCCCGGCCACCAACGCCACGGCCACCACGACCGCCACCGCCCACTCCACCCGGCGATCGTAGGGTCATTGTTAACCTGGCTACCACACAGACCGGGACGAACTACCCTCACTTACGGAAGTGTTCACCCCCACGTCTGGCGTCGTTCACCGTGGTTCATCCGGGATCCGTCCACGCGCCCTACCGTTGGCGTCGCACCTGCTCAACCCCCTGCGCCGGCACCCGTCGGCGGCGACCGACCACAGGACGTGATGATGCGCGACGAGTTCCGGGCCGACCTCCAGATCGTCAGCCAACTGCTGGTGGACATGGCGGAGGGCGTCCGCGCCGCCATGCGCCAGGCCACCCGGGCCCTGCTCACCGCCGACCGGCAGGCCGCCGAGACGGTCATCGAGCGGGACGCCGAGATCGACGACCTCTACCGGCACGTCGAGGAGCGGGTCTGTGACCTGCTCGCCCGACAGGCGCCGGTCGCCTCCGACCTCCGGGCGATGATCACCGCGCTGCACGTGGCAGCTGATCTGGAGCGGATGGGCGACCTCGCCGAGCACGTGGCCAAGACCGCGCTGCGCCGGCACCCCTCCCCCGCCGTCCCGGCCGAGCTGCGGACGGTCTTCACCGAGATGTCCGAGATCGCCGACCGGATGGCCGTCAAGATCGGTTCGGTGCTGGCGAAGCCCGACGCCGACCTCGCCGGCGAGCTGGACCGCGACGACGACGCCATGGACGAGCTGCACAAGAACCTGTTCGCGGTGCTGCTCGGCGACGACTGGCCGTACGGGGTGGAGACGGCGATCGACGCCACCCTGCTGGGCCGCTTCTACGAGCGCTTCGCCGACCACGCTGTCAACGCCGGCGAGCACGTGATCTACCTGATCACCGGGGAGAGCGCGCCCAACAGCAACTGACCGGCACGGAAAGGGGCCCCTCGCCATCGCTCTCCGCGATGACGAGGGGCCCCTTTCGGCTGGCTCAGCGCCCCTGGTTGGCCACCGCCGCGGCGGCGGCCTTCGCGGCGGTCGGGTCGAGGTAGGTGCCGCCCAGCGTGAGCGGGCGCAGCTGCGGGTCGAGGTCGTAGCGCAGCGGGATGCCCGTCGGGATGTTCAGCTTGGCGATCGCCTCGTCGGAGATCTGGTCGAGGTGCTTGACGAGGGCGCGCAGCGAGTTGCCGTGCGCGGCCACCAGCACCGTCCGGCCGGCCAGGATGTCCGGCACGATCGAGTCGTACCAGTAGGGCAGCATCCGCTCGACGACGTCCTTGAGGCACTCGGTGCGCGGCATCAGCTCGGTCGGCAGCAGCGCGTAGCGCGGGTCACCCACCTGCGACCACTCGTCGTTGTCGTCGATCGGCGGCGGCGGGGTGTCGTACGAGCGGCGCCAGAGCATGAACTGCTCCTCGCCGTACTCGTCGAGGGTCTGCTTCTTGTTCTTGCCCTGCAGGGCGCCGTAGTGCCGCTCGTTGAGCCGCCACGACCGGCGGACGGCGATCCAGTGCCGGTCGGCGGCGTTGAGCGCCAGCTCGGCGGTGCGGATGGCGCGACGCATCACGCTGGTGTGCACGACGTCCGGCAGCAGGCTGTGCTCGCGCATCAACTCGCCGCCGCGCCTCGCTTCGCCCTCGCCCTTCTCGGTCAGGTCGACGTCCACCCAGCCGGTGAAGAGGTTCTTGGCATTCCAGTCGCTCTCACCGTGTCGCAGCAGGACCAGCGTCCCGACGGTGGGCCCTTCGCTCGCAGTCATGCGGATCATCCTGCCTCAACCGCCCGACGGACACGCGGGCAGCCGTCGTGACGACCACCACGTGAAAAAGCTGATGACCAGCGGATCCGCCCGCCACTAGGGTTGTAAGGCACGCCAGTCACATCGGTCATTACTTGCAAGCGGGGCGCCATATGCGGACGATGCGGAGTTGGTTCCGGGACACCACCGGCGGCTTACCGACCACCTTCTGGTACCTCTGGTCCGGCACCCTGATCAACCGGCTCGGCTCGTTCGTCCTCGTCTTCCTCGCCATCTACCTGACCCAGGAACGTGGCTTCTCGGCCTCGCAGGCCGGCCTGGTGATCGGCCTCTGGGGCGTCGGCGGGGCGTTCGGCACCACCGCCGGCGGCACCCTCGCCGACCGGTGGGGCCGCCGGCCGACGCTGCTCACCGCCCACGTGGGCGCGGCGGCCATGATGCTCGCGCTCGGGCTGGCCCGGGACCTCTGGGCGGTGGCGCTGGGCGCGCTGCTGCTCGGCATGTTCGCCGAGGCGGCCCGACCCGCGTTCGGGGCGATGATGATCGACGTGGTGCCGGCGAAGGACCGGCTGCGCGCCTTCTCGCTCAACTACTGGGCGATCAACCTGGGCTTCGCCTGCGCCGCCGTCCTCGCCGGCCTCGCCGCCCAGGCCGACTACCTGCTGCTCTTCGTCGTCGACGCAGGCACCATGCTGATCACCGCGCTGATCATCTTCAGCAAGGTGCCGGAGACCCGGCAGGCCGGCCCCGCCACCGCCGTCACGTCAGCAGCGGCTCCGCGAGGCGCGCTGCGCACGATCCTCACCGACCGGGTCTACCTCGGCTTCGTGGCACTCAACCTGTTCGCCGCGCTGGTGTTCCTTCAGCACATCTCGATGCTGCCGATCGCGATGGGTGACGACGGTCTGAGCCCGGCCACCTACGGCTCGGTGATCGCACTCAACGGCATCCTCATCGTGGTCGGCCAGCTCTTCGTGCCCCGACTGATCCGCGGACGGAGCCGCTCACACGTGCTCGCGCTGGCATCCGTGGTGATGGGCGTCGGGTTCGGGCTGACCGCGTTCGCCGGCACCCCCTGGTTCTACGGGCTGACCGTGCTGATCTGGACGGTCGGGGAGATGCTGAACTCGCCCTCCAACTCCACGCTGATCGCCGAGCTGTCCCCGGCCGAACTGCGCGGTCGCTACCAGGGCGTGTTCTCCCTCTCGTGGCAGATCGCCGGGGCCAGCGCGCCGATCCTCGGTGGACTGGTGCGCGAGCACGCCGGCAACGACACGCTCTGGTACGGCTGCGCGGCGCTCGGCCTCCTGACCGCTGTGGCCCACCTGGTGTCCGGGCCGGCCCGGGAACGGCGGGCGGTCGCACTGCGCGGCTCCGGCGAGGCACTGGCACCGACCACCGCCTCCCGGGCCCCGCAGCCCGCCGAGGCGTAATGAGTGGCGCGGCGGTGCCGGATTTCCTACTGTGCAGTGGAAACAGTTAACAACCTGAACTGTCGGGAGGTCGGGTGCACGCCCTGCGGCGCTGGTGGCACGACACCGCAGGCGGACTTCCCGCCACCTTCTGGTATCTCTGGGCCGGCCTGCTGATCAACCGGGCCGGCGCCTTCGCCATGCTGTTCCTCTCGCTCTACCTCACCGACGTACGCGGCGCGAGCGAAGGCCTGGCCGGCACAGTGGTCGGCGCGTACGGGGCCGGCGGGGCGGCCGGCGTCCTGCTCGGCGGGGTGCTCGCCGACCGGTGGGGCCGCCGGGCGACCCTGCTCGCCGCACACCTGGCCACTGTCGGCCTCATGGTGGCGCTCGCCTTCACCCGACCCCTGCTGCTGATCGCTGTGCTCTCCGCGCTGATCGGCGTGGTCCACTCGATGCCCAGCCCGGCGTTCGTGGCGGCGATCGTCGACGTGGTGCCCGCCGAACGCCGCTCGCGCGCGTTCAACCTCCAGTTCTGGGCGTTCAACCTGGGCATGGCGGTCGCCTCGCTGCTCGCCGGGGTGCTGGCCGAGGCGAGCTTCACCGCACTGTTCCTGGTCGACGCGGGCGCCACACTGACCGCCGCCGCCGTGATCGGCTGGAAGGTGCCCGAAACCCTGCGGCTGGCCCGGCCAGTGGCCGGCCCACCGCCCGCCACCCCCACGGCACAGAGGTCCGTCCGGACCCGGGGGCCGGGACTGCACACCGCGCTCACCGACCGCACCTTCCTGGTCTTCGTCGGGCTCACCTTCGTGCTGGCCGTGCTCACCATGCAGACGTCCACGATCATGCCGCTGGCCATGCGCGCGGACGGCCTGGGGCCATCGGCGTACGGGCTGGTGGTGGCGCTCGGCGGCGCGCTGATCGTGGTCGGGCAACTGTTCGTGCCCCGGCTGATCGACAGGCACCGCAAGGACGTCGTGCTGGCCGCCTCCACCGCCCTGCTCGCGCTCGGCTTCGGGGCGTTGGCCATCGCCGACGAACTGGCCATCTACCTGGGTGCCGCAGTGGTCTGGACGGTCGGCTCGATGCTCGCCGCCCCGCCCAACGCGCAGATCAACGCGGACCTGGC comes from Micromonospora vinacea and encodes:
- a CDS encoding sensor histidine kinase, whose amino-acid sequence is MEWAVAVVVAVALVAGMAAGLLLPRFLPRRGGRSTSTGSVSFRWSRGRPAIADEQQAGLGRRTIDSLRAGVVVLDNDDVPVLINPAARAMGLLRTGSTPGSIAAHPLIRTLAGQVRRTGVRREIELDLPRGRDSAGENPLGVHLRAMGLGNGFIAVEAVDVTESHRLTRVRRDFVANVSHELKTPIGALQLLAEALLDATEPADVATPDLSEDLVAARRFAERIQHESTRLGRLVQELLELTRLQGAEPQPPPEPVALDWVIAEVVDRTRTTASARGVAVTVDGQRGLTAYGSDSQLATAVANLVENAINYSGEDTTVRVTLRGDDEHVEVAVADQGIGIAPTDVDRIFERFYRADQARSRATGGTGLGLAIVKHIASNHGGRVEVSSTLGGGSTFTLRLPASPPDDLLATLPPVGIESGPTGLRQV
- the phoU gene encoding phosphate signaling complex protein PhoU — translated: MRDEFRADLQIVSQLLVDMAEGVRAAMRQATRALLTADRQAAETVIERDAEIDDLYRHVEERVCDLLARQAPVASDLRAMITALHVAADLERMGDLAEHVAKTALRRHPSPAVPAELRTVFTEMSEIADRMAVKIGSVLAKPDADLAGELDRDDDAMDELHKNLFAVLLGDDWPYGVETAIDATLLGRFYERFADHAVNAGEHVIYLITGESAPNSN
- a CDS encoding phosphoglyceromutase, whose product is MTASEGPTVGTLVLLRHGESDWNAKNLFTGWVDVDLTEKGEGEARRGGELMREHSLLPDVVHTSVMRRAIRTAELALNAADRHWIAVRRSWRLNERHYGALQGKNKKQTLDEYGEEQFMLWRRSYDTPPPPIDDNDEWSQVGDPRYALLPTELMPRTECLKDVVERMLPYWYDSIVPDILAGRTVLVAAHGNSLRALVKHLDQISDEAIAKLNIPTGIPLRYDLDPQLRPLTLGGTYLDPTAAKAAAAAVANQGR
- a CDS encoding MDR family MFS transporter, coding for MRTMRSWFRDTTGGLPTTFWYLWSGTLINRLGSFVLVFLAIYLTQERGFSASQAGLVIGLWGVGGAFGTTAGGTLADRWGRRPTLLTAHVGAAAMMLALGLARDLWAVALGALLLGMFAEAARPAFGAMMIDVVPAKDRLRAFSLNYWAINLGFACAAVLAGLAAQADYLLLFVVDAGTMLITALIIFSKVPETRQAGPATAVTSAAAPRGALRTILTDRVYLGFVALNLFAALVFLQHISMLPIAMGDDGLSPATYGSVIALNGILIVVGQLFVPRLIRGRSRSHVLALASVVMGVGFGLTAFAGTPWFYGLTVLIWTVGEMLNSPSNSTLIAELSPAELRGRYQGVFSLSWQIAGASAPILGGLVREHAGNDTLWYGCAALGLLTAVAHLVSGPARERRAVALRGSGEALAPTTASRAPQPAEA
- a CDS encoding MFS transporter, producing the protein MHALRRWWHDTAGGLPATFWYLWAGLLINRAGAFAMLFLSLYLTDVRGASEGLAGTVVGAYGAGGAAGVLLGGVLADRWGRRATLLAAHLATVGLMVALAFTRPLLLIAVLSALIGVVHSMPSPAFVAAIVDVVPAERRSRAFNLQFWAFNLGMAVASLLAGVLAEASFTALFLVDAGATLTAAAVIGWKVPETLRLARPVAGPPPATPTAQRSVRTRGPGLHTALTDRTFLVFVGLTFVLAVLTMQTSTIMPLAMRADGLGPSAYGLVVALGGALIVVGQLFVPRLIDRHRKDVVLAASTALLALGFGALAIADELAIYLGAAVVWTVGSMLAAPPNAQINADLAPPQLRARYQSVFYLTFPAAAFVAPTLGGVSLQHLGDRHWLIVGGLGLLAALGHLLAGPPRERHVAALRRRITNPEPTTSADRVPTG